The Anaerolineales bacterium region GCCTGCAGGAAGACTATTTGGCCTACCGCCTGGCACAAACCGCATACGCTGCCGACCGCATCCGTGCGGCCGGCATGCCACTGATCGAGCCGACGGGCGGGCACGCCATCTATCTTGATGCGGCTGGCCTGCTGCCACACCTCAGCCGCGAGCAGCTGCCCGGCCAGGCGCTGTCTGTGGCTCTGTACCAGTACGGCGGCATCCGGGCCGTGGAAATGGGCACAGTAGCCTTCGGCCAGCTGGTGGACGGCCAATGGAAGTTCCCCCCGTTGGAGTTGGTGCGCCTGGCCATCCCGCGCCGCACCTACACCCAAAGCCACTTTGACTATGCAGCCGAGGTGATCGGCGAGATCAAGGCAGACGCCAGCAAGATCCATGGCATGAAAATGACCTACGCGCCCGAGTTGCTGCGCCATTTCACCGCCCAGTTTGAGTACCTGTAGAACTGTGTTACAATAGTTTTAGGGTCGATTTGAGTTGTCAATGAGCAGGTCAACGATGATGAATCGGCTGGCCTGCTTTCTGTTTTAAGCTGGTTCTCCGGCTTTCCGAAGTTATGTTTCCCATCCTGGAAAACAGGATGTCAATTCCCTATTTATGGAGGTGAAGATGTTCGATAACTTCTTCGACCAAATTGCTGGCCTGACTGGGCCAGGTTTGGTCAACTTGCTCACCGCGCTAGCCATTTTGATAGGCGGTTGGGCCATTGCACGCATTGTGGCGTTCTTTGTGCGCCGCTTGCTGCAGCGCACGCGGGTCGTGGAGCGCCTGCAAGGCACTGTAACCACTCCCGCCGGCAAGAAGGCCGCCGACCGCCCCAACGTTGAGGGTTGGATCGCGGGCATTGTGTTCTGGGTCCTTATGTTGGTCGTTTTGGTGGCCTTTTTTCAGACCCTCAACCTGACGGCTGTTTCCGGCCCGCTGAGCGCCCTGCTCAACCAGGTGGTCACGGCCGCCCCAATGCTCTTGGGCGCAATCCTGATCTTGGTATTGGCCTGGGTGGTCGCCAGCCTGGTGCGCTTCCTGGTGTTGCGCGCCCTTGAAGCCACGCGCTTTGAGGAGCGCCTGCGCGATAAGGCCAGTCTGAAAGCCGAATCAACCAAGATGCGCCAATCCATTGCAGATGGCTTGTTCTGGTTGATCTTCCTGCTGTTCCTGCCAGCTGTGTTGAACACGCTGGGCATGCAGGGGCTGGTGCAGCCGGTGCAAGGCGTTGTGGACCAGATCCTGGCGGCAGTACCGCGCATCTTTGGCGCAGCCATCATTCTGGTGGTTGGCTGGTTCATTGCCCGCATTGTTCGCCAGATTGTTACCAATCTGCTGGTGGCGGCCAATGCTGATGCCTTTGGCGCCCGCTATGGCATCAACAGCGAAGGGCGCAGCCTCTCGCAGTTGATCGGCAGCATCGTGTATGTGCTGGTGCTGATCCCCGCAGTCATCGCAGCGCTTAACGCTTTGGAGATCGATGCACTTTCCACGCCGGCGATCACCATGCTGACCACGGTGTTGAACGGTGTGCCGGCCTTCTTTGGCGCACTGCTGGTGCTGACCATCGCCTACTTTGCCGGTAAGCTGGCCGCCAGCCTGGTGACCAACCTGCTGGCTGGCATTGGCTTTGACACCATCCCGTCCCGCTTGGGCTTTGACGTCAAGCGCGGCAAGGGCCAGGCCTCGCTGTCTGAGATCGCCGGGGTGGTTGTGCTGGTCGGCGTGATGTTGCTCGCCGCGGCTGAAGCCGCCCGCTTGCTGGGTCTGGTCACTTTGGCTGTGGTCATCACAGGCTTCTCGGTGTGGGCCGGCCAGGCAGTTGCCGCTCTGTTCATCTTTGCCATCGGCCTGTACCTGGCCAATCTGGCGCGCAGCGTGATCCTCAGCGCCAGCGGTGGCCAGGCCAAGATGGGCGCCAACATCGCCCGGGTGGCAATTTTGGTCTTTGTCATCGCTCTAAGCCTGCAACAACTTGGGGTGGCAACAGAGACCGTCAACCTGGCCTTTGGCATCCTGCTGGGTGCGATCGGCATCGCCGCGGCGCTGGCCTTCGGCCTGGGAGCGCGGGATGTGGCTGGCCGCCAGGTGGAAAGCTGGCTGCAAGACTCGCAACGCAAAACTACGCCACGGAAGTAAACGTAAAAATCCCGCCTTTCGGCGGGATTTTTTATTTAAGCAGCGCCAACGCTATAATGCCCGAATGGCCATCACTGAAGCGTACATTGACGAATTGAGCGCCTGGCGCGCGGAAATGAGTAAACGCCTGCGCTCTCCCTACAGCTGGCTGGCGCTGGCTGGCCTCTTCTGGCTGGACGAAGGCGAGAACAGCCTGGGAAGTGCCCCCGGCAGCCGCATCCAGCTGCCCGCCCGCGCCCCCACCATGCTGGGCAGCCTGCACCTGGCCAACGGCCAGGTGTTGCTGCGTCCTGCCCCAGGCGCGGCACTGAGCGCCGGCGCCGACCCGAACGCGGGCGAGCACACGGTGAAAGGCGAGACACATCTGGACGACGATCACAGCACGCAGCCCACCTTCCTGTTCTGGCAGGATGTGCGCATGCTGCTGCTGAAGCGCGGTGAGCGCTACGCGATCCGCGTGTGGGACCCACAGCGCCCGGAACGCCAGACCGCCACCGGCCGCATCTGGTTCTTGCCCGACCCTGCCGCCAGGGTCACTGCCCGCATCGAGCGCTTTGACCCGCCGCTACGCGTGCTGCGGGATGACATTGTTGGTATCCAGCAAGAGGCTGAAATGCACGCCGCACTGCACTTTGAGTACGGCGGCGTGCTCTGCGCCCCGCAAGCCGAACTGCTTGAGGATGGCAGCTACTACCTGCTCTTCAAAGACGCCACTGCCGGCAAGGGAAGCTACGGCGCAGGGCGCTTCCTCACCAGCGAACAGCCCATAGGCGACGAGGTGGTGCTGGACCTGAACAAGCTCTACAGCCCGCCGTGCGCCTTCACTGAATTCGCCACCTGCCCGCTGCCACAGGCCAGCAATGTCCTGCCCATGGCGATCGAGGCGGGCGAACGCTACGAGGGGTAATGAGCGACGGCATTTTGAAGCGGCTGGAGCGCACGATTGGCCAACCCGTCCCGCGGGTGGAACGCAGCCACCTGCATACCCGCAAGATCGCTTACTGCCAGCAGGGCGAGCACATCACCGCCTTCTCGCTGCGGGGCTGCGGCTGGCAGCAGCTGCCGGGCGAGCTGTGGGAGATGGACGGACTCGATACACTCTCGCTGGGTGAAGATGAGCTGGCGGAGCTGCCCGCCGCGGTTGGCCGGCTGCAGAACCTGCGCCAACTGTTCTTCTTCGGCACACCCGCCAGCAGCCTGCCGGCTGAGCTTGGCCGGCTGCACAAACTTGAAGTGCTGGATATTGCCCACAACCAGCTCACCGCGCTGCCGCTTGAACTTGGCCAGCTTCATAATTTGAAGTTCCTGTATATCAGCGACAACCACCTGACCGCTCTCCCCGATAGCCTTGCAGGTATGCACAACCTGGCTTATCTGAGCATGACCGACAATCAGTTCAGCCATCTGCCCGGAGCGGTGTACGCACTGAGCAACCTAACAGAGCTACGTATCTATAACAATAAGATCAAGGATTTGCCAGCGTCTATTGCCAAGCTGGCCCGTCTGCGCGAGCTGCACGCCCGCAACAACCAGCTAACCGGCCTGCCTGAGGCGATTGGCGAGCTGGCCGAGCTGTACTATCTCGACCTGCGCAACAACCGTCTCAGCGACTTGCCAGTAAGCATGCACGCGCTCACACAGCTACGTAAGCTGGATCTGCGCTGGAACCAGTTCATTACTGAGCCTGTTTTTGAAGACTGCCTGGTGTATATCTAGCATGACTATATATAAACAATCACGCGTTACTAGCAATGGGAAGTGCAATTTAAAGTGGAATAGAATTACTGACTAAAGGGAATATTCGCTTGCCGCGCAGAGGGAAGAGAAATGGCCAAGACAGAAATCTCAATAAGAGAATTAGTAAACAAGGTTGAGCGGGAGGAATTGCTACTACCAGAAATGCAACGCAAGTATGTCTGGACTAGCTCACGCGTCCGTGACCTGATGGACTCTCTGTACCGGAATTATCCTTCAGGCAATATTCTAGTTTGGGAGACAGATAGCGAAGTTGTCACCAGGGACTTGGCCGTAAGACCAGACAAACATCCCACTACCAATACGCAGCAGCTACTGCTCGACGGTCAACAGAGAATCACATCTCTTGCAGCCTTGCTTACAGGCAAATCTGTACAGGTTCGAAATTCCAAAAAAAGCATTGACATTCTCTTTAACCTCAACCATCCTGAGGGGCCACCTAGCGACCTTCTCGAAATAGCGGACGATGCTGCTTATTCGGTTCTAGAAGAACAGGAGGACGATGACGCAGAAATGACTGGAATTCAAGAAGAACTAAAGCGGAGAGCTTTTGTAGTCAGCTCAAATGTCCTTAAAGCCAATCCTAATTGGGTTTCTGTTTCAGACATATTCACGAGAGACCGCGGCGAACTCCTCCGGGAAGCGGGTGTTTCTTCATTCGACGACCCAAACTATCCCAAGTTCTCCGAGCGACTGCAAAAAGTCAAGGATATCGAGAAATATACATATTCAATGCATATCCTTGACAGTAGCATGTCGTACGAGGAAGTTACTGAAATCTTTGTCCGTGTGAATTCCTTGGGAGTCAAGTTAAGGGGTTCTGATTTAGCTTTAGCTCAAATCACTTCAAAATGGCCTGGTTTCATCAAAGAGATGGAGGATTTTGTCGAGCAATTCGATCATGACGCTGATTTCCTATTCGACTGGGTCCTGGTTAGGCTAACAACTGTCTTTGCAACTCAGCAAAGTCGATTCAAAACCATTGGGAGAATTAGCCGGGCAGAGCTAGAGCAAGCGTGGAAACGAACAAAGGAAAGTCTAGAATTCACAGTTAATTTTCTGCGAAACAACGCTAAAGTTGAGAGTCTAAATTTCCTTTCAGCCGCCTTCCTGATTATTCCAATTGCTGTTTACACAGATTTGAGCAAGCAAAAGCTTAGCAGCAAAGAAGAGAAGGAACTTTTGAAGTGGTTGTACTTAGCACATTTGCGCGGCCACTATAGCGGCTCGGCAGAGTCATCCCTAGATGCAGATCTGACAGTACTTTTTAAACAAGGCAGCCTTAAAGATTTGCTCTCTACTCTTTTGGGTAGCATCAAGAAGACATACTTAGATGTGGAAGAGATAGCAGGGAAGAGTATTAGAAGTCCCATCTTTACAATGCTGTACTTTGTATTGCGGAATAATAAGGCGAAGGATTGGCTGAGTGGACTTGAGTTATCAGAGCGAGTATTGGGAGAGGCGAATAAAATTGAAAAGCATCATATCTTTCCAAAGAGCTTGTTAGCAAAACGTGGTTTAGATAAACGCGAGATTAATGAGATCGCCAACATTGCGTTCATTAGTGGAAAAACAAATCGGCGCATCCTTGACAAGGAGCCTAATGAATACTTTACCAAAGAGATTATTCCAAAACGCGGTGAAGAAGCCCTAACCTCTCAATTAGTTCCA contains the following coding sequences:
- a CDS encoding mechanosensitive ion channel — its product is MFDNFFDQIAGLTGPGLVNLLTALAILIGGWAIARIVAFFVRRLLQRTRVVERLQGTVTTPAGKKAADRPNVEGWIAGIVFWVLMLVVLVAFFQTLNLTAVSGPLSALLNQVVTAAPMLLGAILILVLAWVVASLVRFLVLRALEATRFEERLRDKASLKAESTKMRQSIADGLFWLIFLLFLPAVLNTLGMQGLVQPVQGVVDQILAAVPRIFGAAIILVVGWFIARIVRQIVTNLLVAANADAFGARYGINSEGRSLSQLIGSIVYVLVLIPAVIAALNALEIDALSTPAITMLTTVLNGVPAFFGALLVLTIAYFAGKLAASLVTNLLAGIGFDTIPSRLGFDVKRGKGQASLSEIAGVVVLVGVMLLAAAEAARLLGLVTLAVVITGFSVWAGQAVAALFIFAIGLYLANLARSVILSASGGQAKMGANIARVAILVFVIALSLQQLGVATETVNLAFGILLGAIGIAAALAFGLGARDVAGRQVESWLQDSQRKTTPRK
- a CDS encoding DUF1684 domain-containing protein, which produces MAITEAYIDELSAWRAEMSKRLRSPYSWLALAGLFWLDEGENSLGSAPGSRIQLPARAPTMLGSLHLANGQVLLRPAPGAALSAGADPNAGEHTVKGETHLDDDHSTQPTFLFWQDVRMLLLKRGERYAIRVWDPQRPERQTATGRIWFLPDPAARVTARIERFDPPLRVLRDDIVGIQQEAEMHAALHFEYGGVLCAPQAELLEDGSYYLLFKDATAGKGSYGAGRFLTSEQPIGDEVVLDLNKLYSPPCAFTEFATCPLPQASNVLPMAIEAGERYEG
- a CDS encoding leucine-rich repeat domain-containing protein, with amino-acid sequence MSDGILKRLERTIGQPVPRVERSHLHTRKIAYCQQGEHITAFSLRGCGWQQLPGELWEMDGLDTLSLGEDELAELPAAVGRLQNLRQLFFFGTPASSLPAELGRLHKLEVLDIAHNQLTALPLELGQLHNLKFLYISDNHLTALPDSLAGMHNLAYLSMTDNQFSHLPGAVYALSNLTELRIYNNKIKDLPASIAKLARLRELHARNNQLTGLPEAIGELAELYYLDLRNNRLSDLPVSMHALTQLRKLDLRWNQFITEPVFEDCLVYI
- a CDS encoding DUF262 domain-containing protein; this translates as MAKTEISIRELVNKVEREELLLPEMQRKYVWTSSRVRDLMDSLYRNYPSGNILVWETDSEVVTRDLAVRPDKHPTTNTQQLLLDGQQRITSLAALLTGKSVQVRNSKKSIDILFNLNHPEGPPSDLLEIADDAAYSVLEEQEDDDAEMTGIQEELKRRAFVVSSNVLKANPNWVSVSDIFTRDRGELLREAGVSSFDDPNYPKFSERLQKVKDIEKYTYSMHILDSSMSYEEVTEIFVRVNSLGVKLRGSDLALAQITSKWPGFIKEMEDFVEQFDHDADFLFDWVLVRLTTVFATQQSRFKTIGRISRAELEQAWKRTKESLEFTVNFLRNNAKVESLNFLSAAFLIIPIAVYTDLSKQKLSSKEEKELLKWLYLAHLRGHYSGSAESSLDADLTVLFKQGSLKDLLSTLLGSIKKTYLDVEEIAGKSIRSPIFTMLYFVLRNNKAKDWLSGLELSERVLGEANKIEKHHIFPKSLLAKRGLDKREINEIANIAFISGKTNRRILDKEPNEYFTKEIIPKRGEEALTSQLVPMNKELWQLENFNAFLDFRRAKIAECINDFLKKYD